One Nocardioidaceae bacterium SCSIO 66511 genomic window carries:
- a CDS encoding LacI family transcriptional regulator has product MPTIHDVARRAGVSAATVSRVLNGQTEVSSDLTDRVRQAVEELDYRPNAVARNLRRRGTTVWGVIIPDIGNPFFTAMVRGMEDAAHEQGYSLVLCNSDENLEKERRYVDVALDEQMAGVIIAAASEADSDLSPLIDRGIPVVAVDRRLERVDVDTVMVDNARGAQLGTAHLLDQGCERVACITGPTRTTTAYQRLQGFLDAHRARDIDVDDELVLRENFKEDGGRAGADRLTALDEPPDGLFVANNLMTVGALSALVDRDVKIPQDIALVGFDHLPWADLTRPQLTTVAQPTYEMGREAGRALSGRIAGDDAVPRTIVLSPTLHVRESSIR; this is encoded by the coding sequence GTGCCGACGATTCACGATGTTGCCCGCCGTGCGGGCGTTTCGGCTGCGACCGTTTCGCGAGTGCTGAACGGTCAGACCGAGGTGTCGTCGGACCTGACGGACCGCGTCAGGCAGGCGGTCGAGGAACTCGATTACAGGCCGAACGCCGTCGCGCGTAACCTCCGTCGCCGGGGCACGACGGTCTGGGGCGTGATCATCCCGGATATCGGCAACCCGTTCTTCACGGCGATGGTGCGCGGCATGGAGGACGCCGCACATGAGCAGGGCTACTCGCTCGTTCTGTGCAACAGCGACGAGAACCTCGAGAAGGAACGCCGATACGTCGACGTCGCCCTCGATGAGCAGATGGCAGGCGTCATCATCGCGGCCGCGTCCGAGGCTGACAGCGACCTGTCGCCGTTGATCGACCGTGGGATCCCCGTTGTCGCGGTCGACCGGCGCCTCGAGCGCGTCGATGTCGACACCGTCATGGTCGACAACGCCCGCGGCGCGCAGCTGGGCACCGCTCATCTACTCGACCAGGGCTGCGAACGCGTCGCGTGCATCACCGGACCGACCCGTACGACCACCGCATACCAACGACTACAGGGGTTCCTCGACGCACATCGCGCGCGAGACATCGACGTCGACGACGAGTTGGTGCTACGCGAGAACTTCAAAGAGGACGGCGGCCGCGCGGGCGCGGATCGACTCACCGCCCTCGACGAGCCGCCGGACGGTTTGTTCGTCGCAAACAACCTGATGACGGTCGGTGCGTTGTCTGCGCTCGTCGACCGCGACGTCAAGATTCCGCAAGACATCGCGCTGGTCGGCTTCGACCATCTGCCATGGGCCGACCTCACCCGGCCGCAGCTCACGACGGTCGCTCAGCCGACGTACGAGATGGGCCGAGAGGCGGGCCGAGCACTGTCCGGGCGTATCGCAGGCGACGACGCCGTGCCGCGCACGATCGTGCTCTCGCCGACGCTGCACGTCCGCGAGAGCTCGATCCGCTGA
- a CDS encoding tetratricopeptide repeat protein produces the protein MTSFSRPGAVDLSGLSGGQGGEPGAPAASGAYAFDATEQTFQSEVAEASMRHVVVLSLWSPRAPESVTLNETLSKLADSYQGRLVVARLDVDASPQIAQALQVKGVPYVLGLVQGQPVPLFQGTADEATAKEYLDKLLELAVSNGITGTATPRQTAADDDDGGSDPRFAAADEALGSGDLDGAITAYEALVAANPADAEAGERLAGVKLMKRTAGADLNAARDEAANNPDDIDAQLLVADLDVSGGHVDDAFGRLIDLVRRTFGDDRERVRLRLIDLFTVVGNDDPRVGRARRDLAAALF, from the coding sequence ATGACTTCGTTCTCTCGACCCGGCGCTGTCGACCTGTCCGGACTGAGCGGCGGCCAGGGCGGTGAGCCGGGTGCACCGGCCGCGTCCGGCGCGTACGCGTTCGACGCAACCGAGCAGACGTTCCAGAGCGAGGTGGCCGAGGCGTCGATGCGTCACGTCGTCGTCCTGTCGCTGTGGTCTCCGCGCGCACCCGAGAGCGTCACGCTGAACGAGACGCTGTCGAAGCTCGCCGACTCCTACCAGGGCAGGCTCGTCGTCGCCCGCCTCGACGTCGACGCCAGCCCGCAGATCGCGCAGGCGCTCCAGGTCAAGGGCGTGCCGTACGTGCTCGGACTCGTGCAAGGCCAGCCGGTGCCGCTGTTCCAAGGCACGGCCGATGAGGCAACCGCCAAGGAGTACCTCGACAAGCTGCTCGAGCTCGCCGTCAGCAATGGGATCACCGGCACTGCCACGCCGCGCCAAACCGCCGCCGATGACGACGACGGCGGCAGCGACCCGCGCTTCGCGGCGGCCGACGAGGCACTCGGCTCGGGCGACCTCGACGGCGCGATCACGGCGTACGAGGCACTGGTGGCCGCGAACCCGGCCGACGCCGAGGCCGGTGAGCGGCTCGCGGGCGTGAAGCTGATGAAGCGTACTGCCGGCGCCGACCTGAACGCCGCCCGCGATGAAGCCGCGAACAACCCCGACGACATCGACGCGCAGCTGCTCGTTGCCGATCTCGATGTCAGCGGCGGGCATGTCGATGACGCGTTCGGCCGGCTCATCGACCTCGTCCGGCGTACGTTCGGCGACGACCGTGAGCGCGTACGCCTGCGCCTGATCGATCTGTTCACCGTGGTCGGCAACGACGACCCGCGAGTGGGCCGGGCTCGCCGCGACCTCGCCGCCGCGCTGTTCTGA
- a CDS encoding sugar ABC transporter ATP-binding protein codes for MSPQPDPGVLLSMADIAKSFGGVHALRGASLHVRAGEVHALLGENGAGKSTLMNILSGVLQPDAGTIEIGGEQVAFHSPAASQAAGVAMIHQELDLVPQLTVAQNLYLGREPRTVLRTLDVKAIARGARGLMDEVGIDIAPGRRLGSLRVAEQQMVAIAKALALDARIVVMDEPTSALPEADVDRLFELVPALRERGVGVIFISHRMEEIARIADHGTVMRDGRDVGTFEVATTEPGKVIQLMVGQPIEQLFPDRTEPADEVRMEVRDLTVPAGGTGRTEPQGIELDVRKGEILGLAGLLGAGRTELLEAFFGCGSPGTTGTVAIDGTPVRVGSPRSAIRAGIGLVPEDRRVDGLVGEESVGANILLTSFGDLATGGIRRRSAEGRAVSRSIESLHIKTTNPAVRVGTLSGGNQQKVIFARQLLGNPKVLLLDEPTRGVDIGAKAEIYRLLTGLAADGVSVLVASSELPELLGLCHRIAVLRRGRIVDVLDAADATSETVLAAASIEPATVETQPEAS; via the coding sequence ATGTCACCCCAGCCTGATCCGGGCGTACTGCTGTCGATGGCCGACATCGCGAAGAGCTTCGGCGGCGTACATGCGCTACGCGGTGCGAGCCTGCACGTACGCGCCGGCGAGGTGCACGCACTCCTCGGTGAGAACGGCGCCGGCAAGTCGACGCTGATGAACATCCTCTCCGGCGTGCTCCAGCCCGATGCCGGAACCATCGAGATCGGCGGCGAACAGGTCGCTTTCCATTCGCCGGCCGCCTCCCAGGCCGCCGGAGTTGCGATGATCCACCAGGAGCTCGACCTGGTGCCGCAGCTGACCGTCGCCCAGAACCTCTACCTCGGGCGCGAACCACGTACGGTCCTGCGCACGCTGGACGTCAAGGCAATCGCCCGCGGCGCACGCGGCCTGATGGACGAGGTCGGCATCGACATCGCGCCCGGGCGGCGGCTCGGCTCGTTGCGCGTCGCCGAGCAGCAGATGGTCGCGATCGCCAAGGCGTTGGCACTGGACGCCCGCATCGTCGTGATGGACGAGCCGACCTCGGCGCTGCCCGAAGCAGACGTCGACCGACTGTTCGAGCTCGTGCCCGCGCTACGCGAACGCGGCGTCGGTGTCATCTTCATCTCCCACCGGATGGAGGAGATCGCCCGGATCGCCGACCACGGCACGGTCATGCGCGACGGCCGTGACGTCGGCACCTTCGAGGTCGCCACGACCGAGCCCGGCAAGGTGATCCAGCTGATGGTCGGCCAGCCGATCGAGCAGTTGTTCCCGGACCGCACCGAACCCGCCGACGAGGTACGCATGGAGGTACGCGACCTCACGGTTCCGGCGGGCGGCACCGGTCGCACCGAGCCGCAGGGCATCGAACTCGACGTACGCAAGGGAGAGATCCTCGGTCTCGCCGGGCTACTCGGCGCCGGGCGTACAGAACTGCTCGAGGCGTTCTTCGGCTGCGGGTCACCCGGCACCACCGGCACGGTGGCCATCGACGGCACCCCCGTACGCGTCGGGTCGCCGCGGTCGGCGATCCGCGCGGGGATCGGTCTGGTGCCCGAAGACCGGCGTGTCGACGGGCTCGTCGGCGAGGAGTCGGTCGGGGCCAACATCCTGCTGACCTCGTTCGGTGATCTCGCGACTGGCGGAATCCGCCGCCGTAGCGCCGAGGGGCGCGCAGTGAGCCGCTCGATCGAGTCGCTGCACATCAAGACCACTAACCCGGCCGTACGCGTAGGAACGCTATCGGGCGGCAACCAGCAGAAGGTCATCTTCGCCCGACAGTTGCTGGGCAACCCGAAAGTCCTGCTCCTCGACGAGCCGACCCGAGGCGTCGACATCGGCGCCAAGGCCGAGATCTACCGCCTGCTCACCGGTCTGGCCGCCGACGGCGTCAGCGTCCTCGTCGCGTCGTCGGAGCTACCAGAACTACTCGGACTCTGTCACCGCATCGCAGTGCTGCGACGCGGGCGAATCGTCGACGTGCTCGACGCCGCCGACGCGACATCCGAGACCGTCCTCGCGGCCGCATCGATCGAGCCCGCCACCGTAGAAACCCAGCCGGAGGCTTCATGA
- a CDS encoding ABC transporter permease: MRAAAIVVLRGLRHRWWLSCGIVALTMVAVVAGAIGPMYVSSSLTSLRVDRVEEKSGTLRNLSWEFRPAGDASWEQVRSDAVASVSGDRVDDDYYAAPQVAWTTGPHTYDTDLPQNLGEVRWRMEARAGLCQHVRVVEGRCPRAPGEMMVAEVDVGRGGYAVGSEADLGVGHRLRVVGSYVLDDPGSDYWYDPVRYVSTPFQAGSAKDIAYSPSPFLVTPDELASLPAADRVVRVDRALHAPGDLGQEELTALVESAADEVNRGRQEVAGGTLSKAQPVELASIRDDIAAETDVAIQTILPASLSLIIVCVVLLFRLVAAAADLRRPEVALLKVRGWTGRRLRTMTLAEPFALLVAGWIGGVILAVPSASLLTDAWLRAGTPTSMSFAAGVMSVLVLVVAVCAAVLATRAVATESLRDQLEATAAPAPVRRSVRILRGLVVAAAVVAVALAVTAGESSAPGLVAQSMPAIVGMAAAVLTTALTLWAARWLVRRTSGRGSTVRFLQARAIARRRDGALLVFPITVAMTVAVFAVGVWSTADQWRASAAAAEIGADRSYSTSLNPVAAATLTHRVDPDGKWLMATSLATRAGDLQILVDSPRLESVAEWPDSWTGPDSLPSVSEDLRPVDDPELRGRTISLRATSTIDSGERMYATLALLDSAGRPHSVSLGPYPRGDSVTRRANLRACEQGCDLTGVQVGAVAGTLSEMAGTFAFEEIAVDGRAQDAFRDPARWQPTVAESGDPDLTLSEAEPEGTALDIDSHGAQTSVLLQPVGTPVVPPAVAGRESPSLGIDSAASVSTGPSAEYRLARVRTAEALPVVGSHGVMADLTTMTRASPKSAERKTRILATDDVPDSVVAELADAGVHTSNPMLLSQVRATYDNDAYALSLRLYAVAAVATLVLAVIGVVVSLAVQVRSRRKDAAALRVTGVRERAVWLAAVSEIGAVVAIATLLGTAAGAGAAQIAVRGTRLGTVEVGTPRVLAEIDPNALLVLGFGVFTVLVVVSAFIARVVVRTGRPSALRG, encoded by the coding sequence ATGCGTGCCGCGGCGATCGTCGTGCTGCGCGGACTCCGGCACAGATGGTGGCTCTCGTGCGGCATTGTCGCGCTCACCATGGTCGCGGTCGTCGCCGGAGCGATCGGACCGATGTACGTATCGTCGTCGTTGACGTCGCTGCGGGTCGATCGGGTCGAGGAGAAGTCCGGCACGCTGCGCAACCTGTCGTGGGAGTTCCGGCCGGCGGGTGACGCGAGCTGGGAGCAGGTCCGTTCCGACGCCGTGGCTTCGGTCTCCGGCGACCGGGTCGACGACGACTACTACGCCGCACCACAGGTCGCGTGGACGACCGGACCGCACACTTACGACACCGACCTGCCGCAGAACCTAGGTGAGGTCCGCTGGCGGATGGAGGCCCGCGCCGGCCTGTGCCAGCACGTACGGGTCGTCGAGGGGCGATGTCCCCGCGCACCGGGCGAGATGATGGTCGCCGAGGTCGACGTCGGCCGCGGCGGATACGCGGTCGGGTCCGAGGCGGATCTCGGCGTCGGCCACCGGCTGCGGGTCGTGGGTTCGTACGTGCTCGATGATCCGGGCTCCGACTACTGGTACGACCCGGTGCGCTACGTCAGTACGCCGTTCCAGGCCGGCTCGGCGAAGGACATTGCGTACAGCCCGTCGCCGTTCCTCGTCACGCCGGACGAGCTCGCCTCCCTGCCGGCCGCTGACCGGGTCGTCCGAGTCGACCGGGCGCTGCACGCTCCGGGTGACCTCGGCCAGGAGGAGCTGACCGCGCTGGTCGAATCCGCTGCCGACGAGGTGAACCGCGGCCGGCAGGAGGTTGCCGGTGGCACGCTCAGCAAGGCCCAGCCCGTCGAGCTCGCATCGATCCGCGACGACATCGCCGCAGAGACCGACGTGGCGATCCAGACCATCCTGCCCGCATCGCTGTCGCTGATCATCGTCTGCGTCGTACTGCTCTTTCGGCTGGTAGCGGCAGCGGCCGACCTGCGCCGTCCCGAAGTCGCGCTGCTGAAGGTCCGGGGCTGGACCGGTCGTCGGTTGCGGACCATGACACTTGCCGAGCCGTTTGCCCTGCTCGTCGCCGGCTGGATCGGCGGGGTCATCCTGGCCGTGCCGAGCGCCTCGCTGCTCACCGATGCGTGGCTGCGCGCGGGTACGCCCACCTCCATGTCGTTCGCCGCGGGCGTGATGTCGGTGCTCGTGCTGGTCGTTGCGGTCTGCGCCGCCGTGCTTGCGACGAGAGCGGTCGCAACCGAGTCCCTGCGCGATCAGCTCGAGGCGACCGCGGCGCCGGCGCCGGTGCGTCGAAGCGTGCGGATCCTGCGTGGGCTGGTGGTGGCCGCCGCCGTCGTGGCCGTCGCTCTCGCGGTCACTGCGGGGGAGTCGTCGGCTCCCGGACTGGTAGCCCAGTCGATGCCGGCGATCGTCGGGATGGCGGCGGCGGTGCTGACGACGGCGCTCACGCTGTGGGCGGCCCGCTGGCTGGTCCGGCGTACGTCGGGACGGGGATCGACGGTGCGGTTCCTTCAGGCGAGGGCGATCGCCCGGCGCCGAGACGGTGCGCTGCTCGTCTTCCCGATCACGGTGGCCATGACGGTCGCCGTGTTCGCCGTCGGCGTCTGGTCGACCGCCGACCAGTGGCGGGCCAGCGCCGCTGCCGCCGAGATCGGCGCCGACCGTTCGTACTCCACGTCGTTGAACCCGGTCGCCGCAGCGACTCTCACCCACCGGGTCGATCCCGACGGGAAATGGTTGATGGCGACGTCGTTGGCCACCCGTGCCGGCGACTTGCAGATTCTGGTCGACTCGCCGCGCCTCGAGTCGGTCGCCGAGTGGCCCGACTCGTGGACCGGCCCGGACAGCCTCCCGTCTGTCAGCGAGGACCTTCGACCGGTCGACGATCCGGAGCTCCGTGGCCGCACGATCAGCCTGCGTGCGACGTCGACGATCGACTCCGGCGAGCGGATGTACGCAACGCTGGCACTCCTCGATTCGGCCGGCCGGCCGCACAGCGTCTCTTTGGGCCCTTATCCACGTGGCGACAGCGTCACTCGCAGGGCGAACCTGCGAGCGTGCGAGCAGGGGTGCGATCTGACCGGCGTACAGGTCGGCGCGGTCGCGGGCACCCTCAGTGAGATGGCCGGCACCTTTGCGTTCGAGGAGATCGCGGTCGACGGCCGCGCGCAGGACGCATTCCGAGATCCTGCCCGATGGCAGCCGACCGTCGCGGAGAGCGGCGATCCCGACCTCACCTTGTCGGAGGCGGAGCCGGAAGGTACGGCGCTGGACATCGACTCGCATGGTGCGCAGACCTCGGTCCTGCTCCAGCCGGTCGGGACTCCCGTAGTGCCACCCGCCGTCGCGGGGCGCGAGTCGCCGAGCCTGGGGATCGACAGCGCAGCGAGCGTCTCGACCGGTCCGAGTGCGGAGTACCGGCTAGCGCGGGTACGGACCGCCGAGGCGCTCCCCGTTGTGGGTTCGCACGGGGTGATGGCCGATCTGACCACGATGACCCGGGCCAGTCCCAAATCGGCCGAGCGCAAGACTCGGATCCTCGCCACCGATGACGTGCCGGATTCGGTTGTCGCAGAGCTGGCCGACGCGGGCGTGCACACCTCGAATCCGATGCTGCTGTCGCAGGTGCGGGCCACGTACGACAACGACGCGTACGCACTGTCGCTCCGGCTGTACGCCGTTGCGGCCGTCGCAACGCTCGTCCTCGCCGTGATCGGCGTGGTGGTGAGCCTTGCCGTGCAGGTCCGCTCGCGACGCAAGGACGCCGCGGCGCTTCGCGTCACGGGCGTACGCGAGCGGGCGGTGTGGCTCGCGGCGGTCTCGGAGATCGGTGCCGTCGTCGCAATCGCGACATTGTTGGGAACGGCGGCCGGAGCGGGTGCTGCGCAGATCGCCGTACGCGGCACCCGCCTGGGCACAGTAGAGGTCGGGACGCCGCGGGTGCTGGCCGAGATCGATCCGAACGCGCTGTTGGTCCTCGGGTTCGGCGTGTTCACGGTGCTGGTGGTCGTGTCCGCGTTCATCGCGCGAGTCGTCGTACGAACCGGCCGCCCGTCGGCGTTGCGAGGGTGA
- a CDS encoding ABC transporter ATP-binding protein, protein MIGGKLVAERVVVRAGTRQILSEVSLYAAAGELVALTGPSGSGKTTLVNVAGGLLRPDEGTATLDGESTWLGSGDPRPDVAFVLQSYGLVSILTAAENVSIALRARGVLPDAADSAAAHALERVGITDLGERLVQELSGGQAQRVACARALVVDSALLLADEPTSELDEYNRDRVVGELRREAERGAAVVIATHDAEVAAQCDREYRLDDGAIVSAAAP, encoded by the coding sequence ATGATCGGCGGGAAACTGGTCGCAGAACGCGTCGTCGTGCGTGCGGGCACGCGGCAGATCCTGTCCGAGGTGTCGCTGTACGCCGCCGCCGGCGAGCTGGTTGCGCTGACCGGACCTTCGGGCTCCGGCAAGACGACTCTTGTCAACGTGGCCGGTGGCCTGCTCCGACCCGATGAGGGCACCGCGACGCTCGACGGTGAGTCGACCTGGCTCGGTTCCGGTGACCCGCGTCCCGATGTGGCGTTCGTTTTGCAGTCGTACGGTCTGGTCTCGATCCTGACGGCGGCGGAGAACGTCTCGATCGCGCTGCGCGCTCGCGGCGTACTCCCCGACGCCGCCGACTCCGCGGCAGCACACGCCTTGGAGCGAGTCGGCATCACCGATCTCGGCGAGCGGCTCGTCCAGGAGCTTTCCGGCGGTCAAGCGCAGCGGGTCGCGTGTGCGCGTGCTCTGGTCGTCGATTCGGCGCTGTTGTTGGCCGACGAGCCGACAAGCGAGCTCGACGAGTACAACCGTGATCGCGTCGTCGGCGAGCTGCGGCGAGAGGCCGAACGCGGTGCGGCAGTCGTCATCGCCACCCACGACGCCGAGGTCGCCGCGCAATGCGACCGCGAGTATCGCCTCGACGACGGCGCGATCGTATCCGCGGCGGCTCCGTGA
- a CDS encoding ATP-binding cassette domain-containing protein, producing the protein MSAGLAVSCEGVVHLYRTVQGHDVVALQGVDLHIAAGERVALLGPSGSGKSTLLALLGGIQQPSAGRIRLGDREVSRMSEGELSRLRSSSVSTMLQGADRNLLAYATTRQNVEFAQLAVPRAQRRTLASPDELLARVRLSEQADQPVATLSGGQRQRAALAATVAVHPRLLLADEPTSQLNDDDRDQVLALLHEIGAELGTTVVVVTHDSAVSATFPRTVTIKSGRVGLEGRDGVEYVVIGAEGVLQLPAHLVEQWPQGTMVRIEPEDEDLLLSRDESP; encoded by the coding sequence ATGAGCGCAGGACTCGCGGTCAGCTGCGAGGGCGTCGTACACCTGTACCGCACGGTGCAGGGCCACGACGTGGTCGCGCTACAAGGCGTCGACCTGCACATCGCGGCGGGCGAACGCGTTGCACTGCTCGGACCGTCGGGATCAGGTAAGTCGACGCTGCTCGCCCTGCTCGGAGGAATCCAGCAGCCGTCGGCGGGGCGGATCCGCCTCGGAGACCGCGAGGTCTCGCGGATGAGCGAAGGCGAGCTGAGCCGACTGAGATCGTCGTCGGTCAGCACGATGCTGCAGGGCGCAGACCGAAACCTGCTCGCGTACGCGACGACGCGGCAGAACGTCGAGTTCGCGCAGCTCGCGGTGCCTCGCGCGCAGCGTCGTACGCTCGCGAGCCCCGACGAGCTACTGGCGCGCGTACGGTTGAGCGAGCAGGCCGACCAGCCGGTCGCGACCCTCTCGGGCGGGCAACGCCAGCGTGCTGCGCTCGCCGCGACCGTCGCGGTGCATCCGCGGCTGCTGCTCGCAGATGAGCCGACGAGCCAGCTCAACGACGACGACCGCGACCAGGTACTCGCCCTACTCCACGAAATCGGTGCCGAGCTCGGTACGACCGTTGTGGTCGTGACGCATGACTCGGCCGTTTCGGCGACATTTCCGCGTACGGTCACGATCAAGTCCGGCCGGGTCGGCCTCGAAGGTCGTGACGGCGTCGAGTACGTGGTCATCGGCGCCGAGGGCGTTCTGCAACTTCCGGCACACCTCGTCGAGCAGTGGCCACAGGGCACGATGGTGCGCATCGAGCCCGAAGACGAAGATCTGCTGTTGAGTCGGGACGAATCGCCATGA
- a CDS encoding substrate-binding domain-containing protein, translating into MTTLLPRSRRLTAIAAIGATAAIALTACGTESDAPAGDGPASQAECQGPDGDYLIGMSQANNAEPYRVQMNDDIQAAASEIDQFDVKIADAAQDSATQVSQVQNFITQKVDLLMISPNEAAPLTSVVADAYNQGIPVIVLDRKVEGDAYTQFVGADNAEIGKRAGEFVAKELLPDGGNVVEIRGLSGSTPAKEREDGFAKGIAGNPGIKIIDSGDGDWLLEKGQAEAQAMFKAHDDIDVVYSHNDPMGQGAAAAAEDAGVKDKIDIIGIDGLPIPAGGLKSVEKGDLTATFVYPTGGKEAVESAKQILIDCEDVPKDITLETEQVTKENAAEVYAKNETK; encoded by the coding sequence ATGACAACTCTCCTCCCGAGGTCGCGTCGCCTCACCGCGATCGCGGCGATCGGTGCAACCGCCGCCATCGCCCTGACCGCCTGTGGCACCGAGTCCGATGCCCCGGCCGGCGACGGTCCGGCTTCGCAGGCCGAGTGTCAGGGCCCGGACGGCGACTACCTGATCGGTATGAGCCAGGCGAACAACGCCGAGCCGTACCGGGTGCAGATGAACGACGACATCCAGGCCGCAGCGTCCGAGATCGACCAGTTCGACGTCAAGATCGCCGACGCCGCGCAGGACAGCGCCACCCAGGTCTCGCAGGTGCAGAACTTCATCACGCAGAAGGTCGACCTGCTGATGATCAGCCCCAACGAGGCCGCGCCGCTGACGTCGGTCGTCGCCGATGCGTACAACCAGGGCATCCCGGTGATCGTGCTGGACCGCAAGGTCGAGGGCGATGCGTACACCCAGTTCGTCGGCGCCGACAACGCCGAGATCGGTAAGCGCGCAGGCGAGTTCGTCGCCAAGGAGCTGTTGCCCGACGGTGGCAACGTCGTCGAGATCCGCGGACTGTCCGGCTCGACACCGGCCAAGGAGCGCGAGGACGGCTTCGCCAAGGGCATCGCCGGCAACCCGGGCATCAAGATCATCGACTCGGGCGACGGCGACTGGCTGCTCGAGAAGGGCCAGGCCGAGGCACAGGCGATGTTCAAGGCACACGACGACATCGACGTCGTGTACTCCCACAACGACCCGATGGGTCAGGGTGCGGCTGCGGCAGCCGAGGACGCCGGCGTCAAGGACAAGATCGACATCATCGGTATCGACGGACTCCCCATCCCCGCCGGTGGCCTGAAGTCGGTCGAGAAGGGCGATCTGACCGCGACGTTCGTCTACCCGACCGGAGGCAAGGAAGCCGTCGAATCGGCCAAGCAGATCCTGATCGACTGCGAGGACGTCCCCAAGGACATCACCTTGGAGACCGAGCAGGTCACCAAGGAGAACGCCGCCGAGGTGTACGCCAAGAACGAGACGAAGTAG
- a CDS encoding ABC transporter permease: protein MTTDTVASAPNPPEPERTTKRRFVIPERFFTLQSYVALALVFALSVAISPRRDGEILFLDTDNLLEILRQVSEIGIIAVGMTFVILIAGIDLSVGAVLGLASTGVASLLVFDGYGVLPAVLLVLLIGLAFGAVQGTLTTYLGIQAFIVTLAGMQVARGLARIWSDGQVIGISYGGGKGTVPDGFELLDSRTFNGTIPIPALIFVGVAIIALLVVRYTVFARYVYAIGGNERAARLSGIPVARVKITVFAVAGLLSALAGIIHAGQYNQGDPNAGIAYELDAIAAVVIGGTSLMGGVGSVSGTLAGALLLGILNNILLLKNIDSDVQLVIKGLIIVAAAGIQVFRPKQR from the coding sequence ATGACCACCGATACCGTCGCGTCCGCGCCGAACCCACCGGAGCCGGAGCGTACGACCAAGCGCCGCTTCGTCATCCCGGAGCGATTCTTCACGCTGCAGAGCTATGTCGCGCTCGCGCTCGTCTTCGCTCTGTCCGTAGCGATCTCGCCGAGGCGGGACGGGGAGATCCTGTTCCTCGACACCGACAACCTGCTCGAGATCCTGCGCCAGGTGTCCGAGATCGGGATCATCGCGGTCGGCATGACGTTCGTCATCCTGATCGCCGGCATCGACTTGTCCGTTGGCGCAGTACTCGGCCTCGCGTCGACCGGAGTCGCGTCACTGTTGGTCTTCGATGGTTACGGCGTACTGCCCGCGGTACTTCTCGTACTGCTCATCGGCCTCGCGTTCGGCGCGGTGCAGGGCACGCTGACGACCTATCTCGGCATCCAGGCGTTCATCGTGACGCTCGCGGGTATGCAGGTCGCACGCGGGCTCGCTCGGATCTGGTCCGACGGCCAGGTCATCGGCATCTCGTACGGCGGCGGCAAGGGCACCGTGCCGGACGGGTTCGAGCTGCTGGACTCTCGTACGTTCAACGGCACGATCCCGATCCCAGCACTGATCTTCGTCGGCGTGGCCATCATCGCGCTCCTCGTCGTGCGCTACACCGTCTTCGCCCGCTACGTGTACGCCATCGGCGGCAACGAGCGCGCAGCTCGACTGTCCGGCATTCCCGTCGCTCGGGTGAAGATCACCGTGTTCGCCGTCGCGGGGCTGCTGTCCGCCCTGGCCGGAATCATCCACGCCGGCCAGTACAACCAGGGCGACCCGAACGCCGGAATCGCGTACGAGCTCGACGCCATCGCCGCAGTCGTCATCGGCGGCACGAGCCTGATGGGCGGTGTCGGCAGCGTCTCCGGAACACTCGCCGGCGCCCTCCTGCTCGGCATCCTGAACAACATCCTGCTCCTGAAGAACATCGACTCCGACGTGCAGCTGGTGATCAAGGGCCTGATCATCGTCGCCGCTGCCGGCATCCAGGTGTTCCGCCCCAAGCAACGCTGA